The window CCGGGGAAGAGGAAGGCTTCCGCCAAAAGGAGCACCACCCCCAGGAAGAAGAGGAGGAGCTCAAAGGCCCCGGAAAGCCCCGCAAGCCACCCCCCGGCGAAGTAAAGGGCCAAGAAGGCGAGGCCCAAGGCCCCCATGACGCCAAAGCCCGGGGTGAAGAGCTCTATGAGGAGAAGGAGAAGCCCAAGGGCGAGGAGGAGGCCGGCCACGGCGGAGCTCGTGAGGAAGCGGGCCACCTGGACCCTAGGCCCCGGCTCCAGGCGCTCCGTTTCCGGGCTGAGGCCCGCCTGCCTGAGGGCTTCTGGGAGGCTTGCCGCCTTGAAGTCCGCCACCTTGAGCTCCACCGCCTTGTCGGCGGAGAGGGTTAGGGGTTCTCCCTTGGCGGAAAGCCCGGGGACCTCCACGTTGGGGTCCACCATGGCCTCGGCGAGCTCCGTGGGCCGCCCCCGGGCCTCGGCCACGGCGCGGAACTTGCCCTTGAGGGCGGAGATGACCTTCTGGTCCGCCGCCTGGGGCTGGCCGAGGGGCGGGGCCACCAGGGGCAGGGCGGCCCCGATCTCCGAGCCTGGGAGCATGGCCACCTGGCGGCAGGCGAGGGCGATGAGGGCCCCGGCGGAGAAGGCGTTTTGCACCACGGCCAGGGTGGGGAGGGGGGTTTGCAGGATGCGGTCGGTGATGCGGATGGCGGCGTCCACCCGGCCCCCCGGCGTGTCTATGAGGAAGGCCACGCCGCTTGCCCCTTCCCGTTCCGCCCGGGAGAGGGCCTCTTCCACGAAGACCGCCAGGGCCGGGTCAATCTCCCCTTGGATGGGGATGAGGTAGGTCTTCCCCCATGCCAGGGAGAGGAGGAAGGCTAGGGCTAGGAGCCTTTTCACCGCCCTCATTCTATACGGCCCCCGGGAAGGAGTGTGGGCTATGCTGAAGGGGATGTTGCGCCTTGCCGTCCTGGGCCACCCCGTGGCCCACTCCCTCTCCCCGGCCATGCACCGCTACGCCCTGGAAAGCCTGGGCCTTAGGGGGAGCTACGAGGCCTGGGAGACCCCTTCGGAGGCCTTGCCCGATAGGCTTTCCGCGGTGCGGCGGGGTTTTCGGGGGGTGAACCTCACCATTCCCCTGAAGGAGGCGGCCTTGGCCCACTTGGACTGGGTTTCCCCGGAGGCCAAGGCCATTGGGGCGGTGAACACCGTGCTCCAGGTGGAGGGGAGGCTTCTTGGCTTCAACACGGACGCCCCCGGGTTCTTGGCCGCTTTGGAGGCGGGGGGGATACCCCTCGAGGGCCCCGCCCTGGTCCTGGGGGCGGGGGGGGCGGGGCGGGCCGTGGCTTGGGCGCTTAGGGAGGCGGGCCTCGAGGTCTGGGTTTGGAACCGCACCCCCGAGCGGGCGGAGGCCTTGGCGGCGGAGTTCGGCCTGAAGGCCGTGCCCCTCTCGTGGGCCAGGAGGGCCCGGCTTCTCGTGAACGCCACCCGGGTGGGCCTGGAGGATCCCGAGGCCACCCCCCTTCCCGAAGCGCTCCTCCCCGAGGAGGGGGCGGCGGTGGACCTGGTCTACAGGCCCCTTTGGACCCGCTTCCTCAAGGAGGCGAAGGCCCAGGGGTTAAGGGTGCAGACCGGGCTTCCCATGCTGGCCTGGCAGGGGGCCTTGGCCTTCCGCATCTGGACGGGCCTCCTCCCCGACCCCAAGGGCATGGAGGAGGCGGCCTTAAAGGCCTTAGGGGAGCCATGCGCCTGACCCTGGCCGAGCCCGTCTTCCACGAGGAAACCATCCAGAAAAGCCGCTTCATCGCCAAGGCGGCGCCCGTGGCCTCGGAAGGGGAGGCCCGGGCTTTTTTGGAACGAAACCGGGAGGAGGCGGCCACCCACAACTGCTTCGCCTACAAGATCGGCCACCTTTACCGCTTCTCGGACGATGGGGAGCCTACGGGAACGGCGGGCAAGCCCATCCTCCACGCCATTGAGGCCCAGGGCCTGGACGGGGTGGCGGTCTTGGTGGTGCGCTACTTTGGCGGCGTCAAGCTTGGGGCCGGGGGGCTCGTGCGGGCGTACGGGGGGGTGGCGGCGGAGGCGCTCAGGTGGGGGAAAAAGGTGCCCTGGGTGGAGTGGGCGGAGGCCACCTTCCTCGTCCCCTTCGCCGAGCTAGGCCGGGTCTACCCCTTGGTGCGGGACCAGGTGGTGGGGGAAAGCCACGGCCAGGAGGGGGTTCTCCTGCGCCTCCGGCTTCCCCAGGAGGCCCTCCCTTCCCTGGAGGCGGCGCTACGGGAGGCCACCCGGGGGAAGGCCCGTAGAATGTGAGGGATGCTTCCCCTCTTTGAGCCCAAGGGCCGGGTGCTCCTGGTGGACGGCCACCACCTGGCCTACCGCAACTTTTTCGCCCTCAAAGGGCTCACCACGAGCCGGGGCGAGCCGGTGCAAGGGGTCTACGGCTTCGCCAAAAGCCTCCTCAAGGCCCTGAAGGAGGACGGGGACGTGGTCATCGTGGTCTTTGACGCCAAGGCCCCCTCTTTCCGCCACGAGGCCTACGAGGCCTACAAGGCGGGCCGGGCCCCCACCCCGGAGGACTTTCCCCGGCAGCTCGCCCTCATAAAGGAGCTGGTGGACCTCTTGGGGCTGGAGCGCCTCGAGGTCCCGGGCTTTGAAGCGGACGATGTCCTCGCCACCTTGGCCAAGCAAGCGGAGCGGGAAGGGTACGAGGTGCGCATCCTCACCGCCGACCGGGACCTCTTCCAGCTCCTTTCGGACCGCATCGCCGTCCTCCACCCGGAAGGGCACCTCATCACCCCGGGGTGGCTTTGGGAGCGGTACGGTCTGAAGCCGGAGCAGTGGGTGGACTTCCGCGCCCTGGCCGGCGACCCCTCCGACAACATCCCCGGGGTGAAGGGAATCGGGGAGAAGACCGCCCTGAAGCTCCTCAAGGAGTGGGGGAGCCTGGAAAACCTCCTCAAGAACCTGGACCATGTGAAGCCTCCTTCCGTAAGGGAGAAGATCCTCGCCCACCTGGACGACCTCAGGCTCTCCCAGGAGCTTTCCCGGGTGCGCACGGACCTCCCCTTGAAGGTGGACTTTAAAAAGCGGCGGGAGCCCGATAGGGAAGGGCTTAAGGCCTTCTTGGAGCGGCTTGAGTTTGGAAGCCTCCTCCACGAGTTCGGCCTCCTGGAAAGCCCCCTTCCGGCGGAGGAGGCCCCATGGCCGCCGCCGGAAGGGGCCTTTTTGGGCTACCGCCTTTCCCGGCCCGAGCCCATGTGGGCGGAGCTTCTTGCCTTGGCGGCGAGCGCCAAGGGCCGGGTTTACCGGGCGGAGGAGCCCTATGGGGCCCTAAGGGGCCTGAAGGAGGTGCGGGGGCTTCTTGCCAAGGACCTCGCCGTCTTGGCCCTAAGGGAGGGCCTGGACCTTCCCCCCACGGACGACCCCATGCTCCTCGCTTACCTCCTGGACCCCTCCAACACCACCCCCGAGGGCGTGGCCCGGCGGTATGGGGGGGAGTGGACGGAGGAGGCGGGGGAGCGGGCGGTGCTTTCCGAAAGGCTCTACGAGAACCTCCTTGGGCGCTTGAGAGGGGAAGAGAAGCTCCTTTGGCTTTACGAGGAGGTGGAAAAGCCCCTCTCCCGGGTCCTCGCCCACATGGAGGCCACGGGGGTGAGGCTGGACGTGGCCTACCTCAAGGCCCTTTCCCTGGAGGTGGCGGAGGAGATGCGCCGCCTGGAGGAGGAGGTCTTCCGCCTGGCGGGCCACCCCTTCAACCTCAATTCCCGCGACCAGCTGGAAAGGGTGCTCTTTGACGAGCTCGGCCTTCCCCCCATCGGCAAGACGGAGAAGACTGGGAAGCGCTCCACGAGCGCCGCCGTCCTCGAGGCCCTGCGGGAGGCCCACCCCATCGTGGAAAAGATCCTTCAGTACCGGGAACTGGCCAAGCTCAAGGGCACCTACATTGACCCCCTTCCCGCCCTGGTCCACCCCAAGACGGGGCGGCTCCACACCCGCTTCAACCAGACGGCCACGGCCACGGGCCGCCTTTCCAGCTCCGACCCCAACCTGCAGAACATCCCCGTGCGCACCCCCTTGGGCCAAAGGATCCGCCGGGCCTTCGTGGCCGAGGAGGGGTACCTGCTCGTGGCCCTGGACTATAGCCAGATTGAGCTCAGGGTCCTGGCCCACCTCTCGGGGGACGAGAACCTCATCCAGGTCTTCCAGGAGGGCCGGGACATCCACACCCAGACGGCGAGCTGGATGTTCGGCCTGCCGGCGGAGGCCATAGACCCCCTCATGCGCCGGGCGGCCAAGACCATCAACTTCGGCGTCCTTTACGGCATGTCCGCCCATCGGCTTTCCCAAGAGCTCAGCATCCCCTACGAGGAGGCGGTGGCCTTCATTGACCGCTATTTCCAGAGCTACCCCAAGGTGAAGGCCTGGATTGAAAGGACCCTGGAGGAGGGGCGGCAGAGGGGGTATGTGGAAACCCTCTTCGGCCGCAGGCGCTACGTGCCCGACCTCAACGCCCGGGTAAAGAGCGTGCGGGAGGCGGCGGAGCGCATGGCCTTTAACATGCCCGTGCAGGGCACCGCCGCCGACCTGATGAAGCTCGCCATGGTGAGGCTTTTCCCCAGGCTTCCCGAGGTGGGGGCGCGGATGCTCCTCCAGGTGCACGACGAGCTCCTCCTGGAGGCGCCCAAGGAGCGGGCGGAGGCGGCGGCGGCCCTGGCCAAGGAGGTCATGGAGGGGGTCTGGCCCCTGGCCGTGCCCCTGGAGGTGGAGGTGGGCATCGGGGAGGACTGGCTTTCCGCCAAGGGCTAGAAGAGGGCGTAGGCCGCCATCCCGAGGAGGACGCTCAGCCCTAGGCGGCGGGAAAGCCGAAAGGCCAAGGAAACCACAAGAAGGGCGGCCAGGGTCTTGGCCCAAAGCCAAGAGGGGGGCGGCCCGAAGGCGGATACCAGGAAGAGGGCCACCGCCAAGGCGGGCCCCGCCTGGCCCGGGGAAGGGCCCCTTTCCCCCCGCCAGGGGAGATAGCGGAGGAGAAGGGTGCCCAAGGCCAGAACCAGGATGGGGATCAAGGCCGCCTCCACAAGAAGCCCAAGACGCCCGCCAAGACGAGCCCCCAGGCGGTCTGGCCCAGGAGGTGGAGGGCGAAGGCCAAAAGCCCGGCGCCCAGGGCCACGGGGTTCCGCAAATGGGGCAGGGCGAGGAGCAGGAAAAGGGCGGGGAGGGCAAAGGAAAGGCCTTCCTCCGCCCCCGGGAGCCCTTTTAGCCCGGCGGCGCCGAAGACGCCCAGGAGGGTGCCCAGGTTCCAGGCCAAATAGGCCCCGAGGCCGAGGCCTAGGAAAAACCCCGTGCGGGCGGGTTCGGGAAGGCCGGGAAGGGACTTTAGGGCCACGGCGAAGACCTCGTCGGTAAGGAAAAAGGCCAGGACGGGATGGCCTGCCAGGTAAGGTCTAAGGGCTGGCCCGTAGAAGGCGTGGCGCAGGTTTAGGAGAAGGGCCACCCCTACGGCGAGCCAGGGGGAGGCTCCTTCCGCCAGGAGGCCGAGGAAGGCGAACTGGCTCGCCCCGGCGAAGACAAAGAGGGAAAGGAGCGCTACGGCCCAGGGGGCAAGCCCCGCGCTCGCTCCGGCCATGCCGAAGGCCACGGCCACGGGGAAGTACCCCAAGGCCACGGGCCAGGCGGCGAGAAGCCCCTGGCGCAAAGGGCTTGGTGTGGACGGCGGGAGGGCGGCCATGGGGGGATTTTATAAAGGGGGTGGGGTATAGTGGGCCGGATGAGGCGCTACTTCGGTACGGATGGGGTGCGGGGGGAGGCGGGCAAGCACCCCCTTACCCCGGAGTTCGTCCTGAGGCTAGGCCAGGCGGCGGGGGCGTACTTCCGGAAGGAAGCGGCGAGGCCGGTGGTCCTCCTCGCCAAGGACACCCGGGAGTCCTCGGACCTCCTGGAGGCCGCCTTGGCGGCAGGCCTCCTTTCCCAAGGGGTGCGGGTGGAGCACCTGGGGGTGCTCCCCACCCCGGGGGTGGCCCACCTCACGAGGCGGCTTGGGGCCACCGCCGGGGCCATGATCTCGGCGAGCCACAACCCCTACCAGGACAACGGCATCAAGTTCTTTGGCCCCGCTGGGGAGAAGCTTCCCGACGAGGCGGAGGAGGCCATAGAGGCGCTACTGGAGGAGGCCCACCCCACCCGGGGCATCGGCACGGTGGGGGACTTCCGGGAAGCGGAAAGGATGTACCTGGACTTCCTCTTGGAACATGCCCCGGACCTTTCGGGCCTCAAGGTGGGCCTGGACCTGGCCCACGGGGCCACCTACCGGGTGGGGCCGAAGCTCTTCCAGAGGGCGGGGGCTGAGGTCATGGCCTTCTTCAACACCCCCGATGGGCGCAACATCAACAAGGGGTGCGGCTCCACCCACCCGGAGGCCCTAAGCCGCTTCGTGGTGGAGCTGGGCCTGGACCTGGGCATCGCCTTTGACGGGGACGGGGACCGGGCC is drawn from Thermus hydrothermalis and contains these coding sequences:
- a CDS encoding NfeD family protein, with protein sequence MRAVKRLLALAFLLSLAWGKTYLIPIQGEIDPALAVFVEEALSRAEREGASGVAFLIDTPGGRVDAAIRITDRILQTPLPTLAVVQNAFSAGALIALACRQVAMLPGSEIGAALPLVAPPLGQPQAADQKVISALKGKFRAVAEARGRPTELAEAMVDPNVEVPGLSAKGEPLTLSADKAVELKVADFKAASLPEALRQAGLSPETERLEPGPRVQVARFLTSSAVAGLLLALGLLLLLIELFTPGFGVMGALGLAFLALYFAGGWLAGLSGAFELLLFFLGVVLLLAEAFLFPGFGLAGALGVGSILASVYFTFGENALLVLAIAVIALGLGLLVVFRYLPRTRPARALVLESAIAAHATEEAVEVGSVGVALTDLRPGGVGRFGAKRVDVVAHRGFIPKGTAIRVVEVRGPTVLVEPLEE
- the aroE gene encoding shikimate dehydrogenase, which translates into the protein MLRLAVLGHPVAHSLSPAMHRYALESLGLRGSYEAWETPSEALPDRLSAVRRGFRGVNLTIPLKEAALAHLDWVSPEAKAIGAVNTVLQVEGRLLGFNTDAPGFLAALEAGGIPLEGPALVLGAGGAGRAVAWALREAGLEVWVWNRTPERAEALAAEFGLKAVPLSWARRARLLVNATRVGLEDPEATPLPEALLPEEGAAVDLVYRPLWTRFLKEAKAQGLRVQTGLPMLAWQGALAFRIWTGLLPDPKGMEEAALKALGEPCA
- a CDS encoding IMPACT family protein; this encodes MRLTLAEPVFHEETIQKSRFIAKAAPVASEGEARAFLERNREEAATHNCFAYKIGHLYRFSDDGEPTGTAGKPILHAIEAQGLDGVAVLVVRYFGGVKLGAGGLVRAYGGVAAEALRWGKKVPWVEWAEATFLVPFAELGRVYPLVRDQVVGESHGQEGVLLRLRLPQEALPSLEAALREATRGKARRM
- the polA gene encoding DNA polymerase I, which codes for MLPLFEPKGRVLLVDGHHLAYRNFFALKGLTTSRGEPVQGVYGFAKSLLKALKEDGDVVIVVFDAKAPSFRHEAYEAYKAGRAPTPEDFPRQLALIKELVDLLGLERLEVPGFEADDVLATLAKQAEREGYEVRILTADRDLFQLLSDRIAVLHPEGHLITPGWLWERYGLKPEQWVDFRALAGDPSDNIPGVKGIGEKTALKLLKEWGSLENLLKNLDHVKPPSVREKILAHLDDLRLSQELSRVRTDLPLKVDFKKRREPDREGLKAFLERLEFGSLLHEFGLLESPLPAEEAPWPPPEGAFLGYRLSRPEPMWAELLALAASAKGRVYRAEEPYGALRGLKEVRGLLAKDLAVLALREGLDLPPTDDPMLLAYLLDPSNTTPEGVARRYGGEWTEEAGERAVLSERLYENLLGRLRGEEKLLWLYEEVEKPLSRVLAHMEATGVRLDVAYLKALSLEVAEEMRRLEEEVFRLAGHPFNLNSRDQLERVLFDELGLPPIGKTEKTGKRSTSAAVLEALREAHPIVEKILQYRELAKLKGTYIDPLPALVHPKTGRLHTRFNQTATATGRLSSSDPNLQNIPVRTPLGQRIRRAFVAEEGYLLVALDYSQIELRVLAHLSGDENLIQVFQEGRDIHTQTASWMFGLPAEAIDPLMRRAAKTINFGVLYGMSAHRLSQELSIPYEEAVAFIDRYFQSYPKVKAWIERTLEEGRQRGYVETLFGRRRYVPDLNARVKSVREAAERMAFNMPVQGTAADLMKLAMVRLFPRLPEVGARMLLQVHDELLLEAPKERAEAAAALAKEVMEGVWPLAVPLEVEVGIGEDWLSAKG
- a CDS encoding AzlD domain-containing protein; this translates as MIPILVLALGTLLLRYLPWRGERGPSPGQAGPALAVALFLVSAFGPPPSWLWAKTLAALLVVSLAFRLSRRLGLSVLLGMAAYALF
- a CDS encoding AzlC family ABC transporter permease, which encodes MRQGLLAAWPVALGYFPVAVAFGMAGASAGLAPWAVALLSLFVFAGASQFAFLGLLAEGASPWLAVGVALLLNLRHAFYGPALRPYLAGHPVLAFFLTDEVFAVALKSLPGLPEPARTGFFLGLGLGAYLAWNLGTLLGVFGAAGLKGLPGAEEGLSFALPALFLLLALPHLRNPVALGAGLLAFALHLLGQTAWGLVLAGVLGFLWRRP
- the glmM gene encoding phosphoglucosamine mutase, encoding MRRYFGTDGVRGEAGKHPLTPEFVLRLGQAAGAYFRKEAARPVVLLAKDTRESSDLLEAALAAGLLSQGVRVEHLGVLPTPGVAHLTRRLGATAGAMISASHNPYQDNGIKFFGPAGEKLPDEAEEAIEALLEEAHPTRGIGTVGDFREAERMYLDFLLEHAPDLSGLKVGLDLAHGATYRVGPKLFQRAGAEVMAFFNTPDGRNINKGCGSTHPEALSRFVVELGLDLGIAFDGDGDRALFVDRRGRLFHGDHVLYLAALAFGEKGVVGTVMSNMGLEVALKERGIAFHRAQVGDRYVLEMLKEKGLYLGGEPSGHVIFRRHHTTGDGLFTALMVLGALKRMGGDLADWYEALPLYPQVLLNVKVADKAKVVAHPRLKEAVAEAEARLQGRGRVNVRPSGTEPLVRVMVEAEEGAEGLAEELAALVRALDQG